From Lolium perenne isolate Kyuss_39 chromosome 5, Kyuss_2.0, whole genome shotgun sequence, a single genomic window includes:
- the LOC127301393 gene encoding uncharacterized protein — translation MAFEDRVAAACSSSSLGKDSDEGPSPAGKEDGEEEVQSAYGGAGLAGLGALEEALPIRHGISQFYNGKSRSFTILKDAIGTSGSAKVIAKADNAYTRKRKILLAHSIMYDKSQTTEAETYENGIPKRIASLSRLRPVDSISPNSSCSSLSSDENELPQQSIFVQSPDHTSHFASPTMTAPWLGFCVPKPLPVPVPMRSFSMMNLHRLHRRCSSVRLKEERKAD, via the exons ATGGCCTTCGAGGACCGCGTCGCGGCGGCGTGCAGCTCGTCGTCGCTGGGGAAGGACAGCGACGAGGGGCCGTCTCCTGCGGGGAAGGAGGACGGGGAGGAGGAGGTGCAGAGCGCGTACGGCGGGGCGGGGCTCGCCGGGCTCGGCGCATTGGAGGAGGCGCTTCCCATCCG GCATGGCATCTCGCAATTCTACAATGGCAAGTCCAGATCTTTCACAATCCTCAAGGATGCTATTGGGACATCTGGTTCTGCAAAGGTCATCGCCAAGGCAGACAATGCTTACACCAGGAAAAGGAAAATCCTTCTCGCGCATAGTATCATGTACGATAAATCGCAGACCACAGAAGCTGAAACATATGAGAATGGCATCCCCAAGAGGATTGCCAGTTTAAGCAGGCTGAGGCCCGTGGACAGTATTAGCCCCAACAGCAGCTGCAGCAGCCTCAGCAGTGACGAAAACGAGCTGCCTCAGCAGTCCATCTTTGTTCAGTCACCTGATCACACTTCACATTTTGCTTCTCCAACAATGACCGCACCTTGGCTTGGTTTTTGCGTGCCTAAGCCATTGCCTGTGCCCGTGCCCATGAGGTCATTTTCGATGATGAACCTGCACCGTTTGCATAGGCGTTGCTCATCTGTTCGCCTGAAAGAAGAGCGAAAGGCTGATTAA